From Deinococcus aestuarii, one genomic window encodes:
- a CDS encoding GNAT family N-acetyltransferase, with protein MLPAAFRPATSTDADTIALHRYSDEADAHERPIYAVWVADALRRGVYVGFLAVDGEEVVAGAGLTLLEWGPSRGDPSPFRARVVNVWTHPGHRRRGLARELVTRCLGAAQERGVSRVGLGTSELARPLYGALGFRASGAEMEWRVATPGRG; from the coding sequence ATGCTTCCTGCTGCCTTCCGTCCCGCCACGTCCACCGACGCCGACACCATCGCCCTGCATCGTTACTCCGACGAGGCCGACGCCCACGAGCGCCCCATCTACGCCGTCTGGGTCGCGGATGCCCTCAGACGCGGCGTGTACGTCGGCTTCCTCGCCGTAGACGGGGAGGAGGTCGTGGCGGGCGCGGGCCTGACCCTGCTGGAGTGGGGACCCTCGCGGGGTGACCCCAGCCCCTTCCGGGCGCGGGTGGTCAATGTCTGGACGCACCCGGGGCACCGCCGTCGTGGCCTCGCGCGAGAACTCGTCACCCGCTGCCTGGGCGCAGCTCAGGAGCGCGGCGTCTCCCGGGTCGGCCTGGGCACGAGCGAGCTGGCCCGGCCGCTGTACGGGGCGCTGGGCTTCCGGGCGAGCGGGGCGGAGATGGAGTGGCGGGTCGCCACACCGGGCCGGGGGTGA